The following nucleotide sequence is from Anopheles stephensi strain Indian chromosome 3, UCI_ANSTEP_V1.0, whole genome shotgun sequence.
CACAAGCTGTTTGACGATGAACGATCAACTGTTGCAGACCACCCTGCAAACGGTactgcagcagctgcaacaGATCTGTCTAGGAGCGCTGCTACCGGCCGCGTCCACGGAAGAACCGACGGAAGGTACGGAAGAACCCGTTCCAACTGATCCGGCCACAGAACCAGCTACGGAGGTACCGACCGAATCGGAAGCACCGCCAGCAGAAGTGGAAGAGACCGAGGTTCCGAGTGAACCGCAACCGGAACCGTCGACCCCAGGAGCGGCCTATGGCATGGTGTTGTAAGCGATGGAGACGTTACTGAGTGCAGCGCAACCAAGTGCCAATAAAGATGAgctttttatttaaacaaactTTCTTAGTTTCCAATTATTATACAAACTTATACTCTACAGGATAAAGATGAAAGAACCCTAGGGGCCTGGCCTGGGCCATGATACGCATGGCTATGAGTGTTGAAACCTATTTGACTTCAGTTACCAGATAACTTAAATTCGTCAACACTTGACTCTTCTGAGCCCTGGAATGTTGTATCACAAGATCCACGAGTCAAAGACTGTTCAAGTTTACTTTAAGGTTTCAAAGAACCGCAAATACTTCTTTATGAAGAAAGTCTGGTCTATAGCTAAAAGAATTCCAAGATATCTGTACTGCTCTTTTTCAACTTGGTCAATGCAAGGGCCAATTTGAGGACAACTCGAATAGGCCTGCGAATATTAGCTTGGTATCTTCGGGGGTTTTCAGTACTCTGACTGCATCTACTAAAATCTTCATATCTAAGGGGCAGTATGCAGTAATTCATCATGCAGAATATTATTGTTTGCCAATGacattggggcggtccggtggccgaggcgacagcggcgccggtcttcacacggcagggctggggttcaaatcccatccagaccgcctccccgtacgaaaggctgactacttttctacgggtaaaattaagtcacagaaagccagaaatggcaggccgagacctctcgaggttgtagtgccacagaagaagaagaagaatgacaTCATGCATTCCATCCAAAAGTGCAGTTTAATGTTATACCAATccatataaataaaacattccacCACACATCGTTTGATTGAGCGTTGTCTTCCGCTGTCTATCGATCAACTTTGCATACGATTCGTTCgggtgtgtgtgactgtgcgTTGTTTGTCTTGAGACGCCCTGGAGCGGCCTCAGTAGCGcagaagcaagaaaaatacCCTTCTTCAAGTACACATTTATCCCCGACCCCCGTGCCGAAAACGGTGTACTTCCGATCCATTCACTACTTGTCGCACGGATCTGGCTCGAACGGGGTTGCTTATCGTGGCTTTCTTAATTCTGCCTCGCAAACGATAGCACCAGCCCGCGCGATAAGGGCGCTGTGCTGTTGATCACTTGAACTTGACTGCTCAAGATAGTCaagtgaaataataaaaaagcccCCATACAGGAGTAGGATTCGCAAACAATATAAAACGTTCCGCCGTAGCCGGCCGCTGGTTCATTCGTTTACTGCTGTCTGGTGAAGGCAGAAGTCACCACGCCCTCTCTAGAACCTGGTAAATCCCGAAGCGAACTGagtaaaaggaaaaatgaagGCACTGCTCGTGCTAGCACTGCTGTCGGTGGCTATTTCGGTGAGTTTTGTTTcgagtgttgcttgctttGCCCCGCCTGAAAGTGGATCCGTTTCATGATCATCCTTCCTACCGCAGACCATCGTAGCTGATCGTGATGAGGCGCTCAATCTGTTCACACAGCTGAAGCGCGTCAAGAAGGGTGGACGGCTGTTTGGAGCTGAAGATGATTTCGTATCGCTCGTACAGTCAGAGCTGCTGCTCGCTGAGGAAGAGTACGTGCGCTCGTCCATCCAAGGCGAGTCGTCGATCCTGCAGGAACTGACCACCGCCGAGGCACAGGCAAGCGGGCCACTCTGTGTCGACTTTATCCGCCAGAAGACGGGACTGATGCTGAACCTGGCCGGTGTATCGTACACCTCCTGCCTGAACCAGGTGGACGATGCGTTGTTCGAGAAGCTGTCGGATGCTACGGATGGAGCTGTCACGCGCGACCAGTACGATCAGGCCAATGTGCTGAACGCGTTCCGGGGCGAGAACATCTTCGTCGATCCGGCACGCATTCGAAGCAAGCTGCAGGAGCGGATGCGTGCCACCCTGAAGCTACCGTCGTTGAGTTCGGAATCGGTGAAGGATATTCGTGATGAGTTGGACGAAGTGAAGGATCAGTTTGTGGAGTGCATGACGACGGCACGGAGTGTACTGGATAAGGCGCTGGATGGTACCACGCAGCAGTACCATCTTGTGTGTGCGAAAAAGCAGCAGTAAGAGCCAATGATGTGAAGCCAATAAAGATCGTGAGCTCTTGTTTATTCATTGAAATATATCGTAAATTATTGAACGTATTCGTTGTAATGTTACTaaagattttttataaataaagtGGACAAAAAAACTACCATGGTCCTGTATGTCTGAACAAATCGGGACCGAAAGCAACACACCGGTGTCAGAGTATTGGCGTACTGCTTTTACCCCCTTGTTGGATGATAGACAATCTTTGCGCTTCTTGAATGACCCCCCTCCGTATCAGAATAATCAGTCGGTGCGTATTGAAAAGTTCAGAGATTTGATCCCAGAACAGTCGTCGGTGTTGCAGAGTGGAGCGCTACCAGCTAAACTATTTGGCCGCTCTATGAAAGCCATCACTAGTAAAGCTTTAAACCGTCTCGCACTCAAATCACTACATGGAATCATATTATATTCGATTGTTATTAGacgaaatttttaaattgtaagACTTTCCACAATACTTCCGGTGACGCAATTTAAATTCCGTCTTCAACTGCCAGGAAAAGCTGTTTCTGCATTCTCTCAAAAAAACATGGCACATGACAGGCggaacaaaccaaacaccgGAAGATTCCTGGCTGGAGCAGATAAATCTTTGCTCAGGTATTTCGGTTCCTGCTACACAAAAACAGATAATGACTGTGTTAGCTAACAAGCGTCCAGAAATGATAATCTAGTGTAAACAGTGTATCACACAGTGCCGGTATGCGGTATAAAAGATCTTCCCCGGTTGGTCTGCTTATCCAGTTTGAAGATCATCCCAACGCCCAAACACTTTAAACCATGAAGAGTTTCttcgtgctgctggtggccaTCGTCGGCATCGTTGCCGCCGGTCGTCCCGAAACGGAAAACGTCATCACAACCTTCAAGCAGCTGCTACCGCTCTACAAATCGAGCCTGGTCGAAGGACAAACCGTGCTCACGACCCTCAAGAGCAACGTCACGAAACAACTGGCCGATCTGCATCTAGCAATCATTGTGAAGAAGGAGGAAATTGTGCAGAAGGTAATCGACCGCGAAGACTACATCCAGCAGCAGATGACCGTGCAAACCAAGGCGGACGCACTGTGTCTGCGCTTCGTGAACACTAGCAGCGAGATGAACGTCAACCTGGCTGGTGTGTCCTTTACCAACTGTATCAACGCAGCGGACGATGCAATCAACAGAAGGATTGAAGAGTACTACGGTCAGGTGAACGGTATAGAGCAGCAGGTAACTTGGTTGCGCATTCTGGACGTGTTCCAGGGACACAATGTGTTCCACAGCCCGCAACCTATCGTGGAGAAGCTGAATGCCAAGCTGGAGCTGCTGCAGAACAGCAACGCAACACTATCGGAGGACAGTGCAGCAGTTATGGTGAACGCCGTGTACGCCAATCTTAGACTCATCCAGGACAACTACAATGTATGCATGTACAATGCGTTTGATCTGCTCCGGCAAGGATTGACCATGTGCGAGATGCAGATGACGATGATTTGCGGTGCGACCCTAGAAAGTAGAGCCTGGTAACATGCGGAACCGTAGTAAGGTTTATGAACAGGGAAGCTGAAAAATTGCACCGAAGAGGCCACAATGTACACGATGTACAATGTTAGGCAATTATTAATAAATGTTGAATTCATACATACTGAAATTCTTTTCAAAATTATGTTGACATTTTCTGACTGGTTTGCTGTGTGGTAGACAGGGAGTTGATAAAATTTGATTCAcctttaaatattttgatgACTTCAGAAATGTTACTGGATTTCATAGATTTGCCTATTGATATCATTTGAGTTACATCCAAGGCCAGTTGGCCAATTAGATTAAATAAGGCGAAATGGGATCTAGGCGATATCTCCACCTTCTAATCGACACCATTTTGAACATAATTACTCTGATTCCTTTTTAAACTGTAAGTGTGAGGACAATTTTCGGAGCGCACTATAAAAATGTACTGTCTGAATCAATCCAAGGCCTCCCAAGAAGACCAGCCACGATTGTTGACACAAGCGTCTTAATCCGAACATCCCGTTCGCGGAGATAAATCCTTCCGTTTTTGCATGTCCGGCATGGACTAATCTTATCTTACCCGTCATCgtgagaaaaacaaagaacaacaaaaaatggtttaaagCCTTGAACCGTAGGCCGGGGAGTTACATATTTAGCGGTATTTAAGCTACCCTCGGGGCCAGTGTTCGTTTGACCGTTTCGTTTTTCAGTAGCCCAAAGGCCGATAGTTTAAAGGATGAAGTTACTCGTTCTGGTAGTACTGGCAGTGGTTGGAGCGAGCAATGCTGCTCGTCCCGGTGCCATTGAGGTGATCGACACGTTTAAGCAGATCGTGCCGCGATATCTGGCGACGCTAGATGCAGATCAGGAGCAAATATTTACGCTGGAACGCGAAGGCACCGACGCGATAGCGGAATTTCACTCCGACATTGCACTGGCGAAGCAAACGTTCGTCATGTCCATCACACTGCAGGAAGATCAGCTGATCGATATGATCGGCGCACAGAACACATCCGTAGCGGATGAGCAGTGCATGCAGTTCATAGCCACCGCTGCCAACGAAACTGTCAACGTGATCGGCGTGGGCTACACACAGTGCATTAATGCGGCCGACGAAGCTCTGGGTGAGGTCGTACTGTCTTACTACGGTAGTATTGGAGCGTTGGAACAGACGGCCACCAACGTAACGCTGCTGGATGTTTTTCGTGGTGAGAACGTGTTCTACACACCTGACAACATTGTGGCCAAGCTGAGGCAAAAAGAGACCGATCTGCGAGGAAACAGTTCCCCATTGGCAGAGAAGCTGCAGGTGCAGAAGGACGGACTCGTTGCCAACTTGACGACGATCCGGAACAGTTACATCGGATGCATGACCGATACAGAGATTGCCTTCCGCAACTACATCTCACTGGCTCAAATGCAGCTGAGCATGATCTGTGGTGGAGAGGTCAACATTACCCGAGAACTGAGTGAATCCGAATCAGAACAATCGTAATTATAATGAGATGAAGCGAATGTTGAAATAAACTTAATCTGAAGCATGTTCGGGGTTTAGAGTACTTTAAGAGTTGAGTACGGCCCCGATGTCCTGGCTTGGCTCTCGAACTTATGGCACGGCAGTTTCATCTGCAATTAAATTGTGCTCATGATGCGATGCGCGATACGAGAGCCACTTGTTTGTGGTGGTGGATTCatcctaaacaaacacaaccaacGGACGCTCGGGCGAAAAACGGACTCAGGTGTTCGGATGCAGGTCAAATGGCAGCCACTCGAAACAAGACGGCTACGTCGGTGGACTACGCACCGATACGTCTTGCGCTCGTACAGTAACCCCTATCATTGTGTAAACTTGAGTTTTACACGTATCACGTATGTTGTGCATGAGATTGTCCGGGACTGAATTTTTGACGCATTTGCAGCAGGATATGACATCCGGTCCAATCTAATACATGTGGAGCGCTCGGATTGTTATCATCCCAAAGACAGTTTCACATTTTTTCGTTCTAAACATTCATAATATCCCTGTTCACATCACTCGAATTTCATTCTCGGAATGTCCCTTCACCGACTTCATGTGAGCACTTCACAAGTTCCAACCATCAGTAACATCAGCCCCGGGATTTGACCGTTAACTACTCAGCACCCAGGACTCGGCGATAAGTTTGCCACCGGTTCCACTCCACGGTTTGAAGGATGGAAACAATCTGATGTCCATTAACGAAAACCGGAACGAAGTAtcgtaaattaaattttattatttcattacTTTTTTGTCTGCTTCCCCTCTGCGCTTTATCCTTGCTTTACGCAAGCGGTGATGAAATGAAGCTGCTAGCAACCTGTTGTTAGGATCGTCTCTGTccgtatgggtgtgtgtgtgtaggtcgCGAGTATCCCTATCCCGTGCATCTCGAACGGTGTCGTAAAGTGACCGGATCGTTGAGTCCTTCCCGCCACACAGCGATGGATAATTCTTCACGTTTATAGATTCTGTGCGGTGAATCATTACGGTCCAACGGGTTTCGGTCCGATACCCGGGGATAACCTGCCGTACGACGGTCAACGTCATAAACCACGAACCACGTCGAATCGTCTATCGTCCAACCTCAAGCTAATATGTTTCCTTTTCCGGTGCTCTCCTACCAACTAGCAAAAagtgaataaaataagaacCGACCACTGCAGGCATGCACTTTGGCGTTATGGTTCTATGGCATAATCTGCTCAATCTCGCCCACAACACTGATTGGCCGAACGGTTCAACGGAGCagagccaaaaaaaagcctTATTTCGTACACCGAAGCCTACGGCGAATTGGAAGTTACCAGGCCGGTCGGCCAGAGTGAACCGTGAACCGTAATTGAGTTTACCAAACCGCGATGGAATTTTGGGCTGATTGTAATTTCCTCTGTTTACACCACCACGAGAGTGTCCTGCATATGGCGGGAATTGGGTTGGATGAGGAATTTCCATTTCTGACTTTACGTAGAAAGCAAATGGCGAGTTTGATGAGTGTGGTAGTCGGAAAAGCAGGACTCACTGACCTACCAACGCCAAGAGATGTGTTTTTAGCACAAGACAGGACACTCTTTCTCGTACCAATAGTTTCCGCTCTTTCCTGGAACATCATCACTCACATGGATGGATTGCGAAGTTCCCCATATGCTTCTACCGACCATCTGGCTGCCGACAAAACTGGCCGTCAGGTGACAGGTTGTGCCGTCGACTAATGTAAGCCGAGTCAAAGTGTCACGATACAGCCAGAAGAACCATGGAGATAAGGACGTTGTTGCGACGGGTAAAATGTGATACCGTTTCCGTTTCTTCATTTGCTTTCAAGATTTCACACGTGGTCAAGTGGGAAACCAAACggggacacaaacacacacgtgaGACTGTGGAGGAACCGGACTTCTTCTGCTTGCACCATAGACGAACGTACGAGCAGGATATGGACAAGAGTCCTCCTCCAAACTACCCCATAGCTGAAGCCAACAGGTCAACACCAGTGAGCCATCCTAACAAACGCGTGAAAATGCAATTTTCTGTAGTGGATTGTTGCGAAAACATGCCGCTCGTTGTTTCGCTGAAAACTGTGTTATTTTCTTATCATCATCTACTCCGCTCACACCGAACTGGAACAACCTTTCCCCAACCGTGTGTCCCCACCGTGCCGTGAAATGCAAATATTATTCCAACAGTGTCATTTTGCCGTCGCTTTCAATTATTACATTATGGGAAAAGTGATAATTTATCCGCCCGGTCTGGCCGGCGCGCTCTCAACTTACCTCCGTTGCCTTCCTTGGAGGCTTCCGCCAACACCGACGTCGGTACGGCATCGACCATGGCCAGCGAAACCAGGATTGCTAGTGCCGTCGCCACCACTTGGCCGAGGGCCAGGTTCGCTTTGGCGGTCGGTCCCATCAGTTCAAACGAAAACCCGGTAAAACCTTTGCACAGCACTTACACTTTTCACGCTTCACCCTAGCCCACGGAGTACGGTGGACGACGAAGATACAGAGAAAATGCAATTTAgaattacaaaaacaaacggaatACTTGTTGAAAATGATAAACCAACAATTACTACTCTAAAATCGAAGTTTAACGGAAAggactaactaactaactaacaaATATGAAACGAAACAGAGAATAAGTCCTGATAATTGCACTTGCAAAACTGCTCACATGTAAAATTCACTTTTATCCTATTCTTCACCCCCCGAATAGAACGAACGTGTGTCCTGGCCGCTGGCTGGGTGGGAAATACTGAGCATGTACACTTCTGACTGGCTGGTCTACTAACACGGCGGAGTCACACTCAGGTGTCTCCGACAGAGTTCGAAGTCAACTGGTGGGAAAACACCGTTCAACTGATTTTTCCCGGCACATGTTCCTTTCGATATATACTTTTCCGGAGCACTCACACAGACGCGCGCAATACGCAATTGATAACGGGCAGCGAGCTTCACGTCGTAACGCATATGGTACGAAGGATATTTTTAGATCTTCGGAAAAGCTCACGGAAAAGTGATGTTTATGAAGCTTCGGCTAAAGTTGTGGTTTTCTTTGGTTGGAAGGGATGAGTCGATAAAtttgataatttaaataattacatCGAGCTAATTCTCATAAAGAATCGCGTATTCTAAATAAATGCTTCTGTTTATGTAAACAAAGTCGCTGAAAATTGGATGTAggatcagcagcagcgttgGCTCGACCACTGTGCGCGTGAGCTTGGCACACGAACCCTGCCTGTTAAATTCCGCTTTTGACAGCAACGTCAGACCAATTTGTCACAAGCAGAAAACGAAATTTGTTGGCACTTATTTTGCTGTGCTGAAAGTGAAGTCAATTACAATTAAATCGGAGCTAAATAACAACCCGCTGTTTCGTACTTTTTAATTGCTATAAAGTAAGAATCGTTTTAAAGTAACCGTCTAACGATGAAGACATCATTTCTACGTGTCACCGTATGAGAGACACCCAAGGCGGAGGAATCTGGTCGGAACAACAACATCCACATTCGGTTGCCGTGAAAGCGTTCTGCTCTGTACCGTATTGCCCAAAGgccaacccacccacccacccaccgtgTGTACGGCACGACGATGGAGGACGGCGGACTGTGGTAAGAAAACGACGTCACGGTACAGTGAGCGAAGTTTCGTAGTCTGATAAGCGGATGATAAGCAAGCAAGGTTCCCCTTTCGCTCGCTTCTTGACTCATTCGCTGTGTCTTGGGCTGGCTGACACCTTTTTCTGATTGCGTGTTCGTGTTTGCTTTCGTCATCTCGCCCATTTTCACACTCCCCCTGCAGGTTGATCGAGCTCGAATCGGCCCTCCAGGATGATTGCACGGTGGACGACATTTATGCAATATGCCACGGAAAGGCACTCCCCGAAGCGCTACGGCTCGATGTGTGGCAGGTGTGTCTCGGGGTGCGCAACAAACCGGACCAGCTGGCACAGTTCAACGAGATCTACGACCTACCCTTCCAGGCGCAGCTGCGGTCGGATTGTGAGGAATTTGTCAGCAAGCTCGGAAATGAGGATGAGGACAAGGTGTCGGTCGTTTGTGACCTCGAATCGATACTTACCTTTTACTGTAAAAACCGCAACCTTGTGTACGAGGCAAACAATGGTTGGGTGGAGTTGATGTTGCCACTGCTCTCGCTCAAGCTGATCCGGTCGGATACGTACAACCTGTTTGAAGCTATCCGTGATACGTACATTCCAAAGGGCTGCATGAAAAATGGGACCGTGTTTAACGTGttccggttgctgctgctttaccACGATCCGGAACTGTGCACCATACTGGACACGAAGCGCATAACGCCGGATTGCTATGCGATGGGCTGGTTCCAGACACTGTTTGCCTCGACCTGCACGCTCCCGGTCGTGCTGTCCATGTGGGACCTGTACTTTCAACAGTCGGATCCGTTCCTGGTGTTCTTCCTCAGCCTGATCGTGCTGATCAACCAACGTGATCAGATACTGACGATGAAGGGTTCCACGAAGGAGGAACTGATCAGCTTTCTAGTCAACATGCCCTGCAACATCGAGGCGGACGATGTGCTCGATTTCTGTTCGCTCGCACAGTATTACTCCGTGAAAACGCCCGCCTCATTCAAGCGCGATCTACTCCAGGTGTTGTTTGGTGCTCAGCGAGGATCCGGCAAGCCGGAAGGATCGGTCGTCTCGCAGGCCCTCTGTCTGCCGGTGTCGGTGAACGAGCTGATTGAGAACGCATCGCTGATAAATCCACACCCGGAAGCAGTACGCTTCTTTCTGGTCGATTGCCGTCCGGCGGAACAGTACAATTCGGGACACCTTTCGACGGCGTTCCATCTGGACAGCAATCTGATGCTGCAGGAACCGGAAGCATTCCAAACGGCGGTGCAAGGATTGCTTCGCTCACAGCGCAATGCGATCGATGCTAATTCCAATGCGGGCGGAGAGCATCTGTGCTTCCTGGGGTCCGGGCGGCTCGAGGAGGATCAGTACACACACATGGTGGTGGCATCGTTTCTGCAGAAAAATACCAAATACGTATCGCTGCTGACCGGTGGATACGAAGCGATACACGAATACTTCGGTGAGAGTATGGTCGACTGTTTGGAGGATCATGATCCACTCAAGTGCTTGCTGTGCAACAAGGAACAACTACGGTACGGTGGGCCAAAGGGAAGCggaaacaacaacatccaGAAATCGCTCCCGAGCGGTGCCAACAGTGCTAGCAGCAGTGCCACAAACAGTCTCAAACGAGCGTCACAACGATCCGGAAATCATAGTACGGCAAACGGCAATGGTGCTGGCGATCGAAAGTCCACGATCGATCTGTTCAGCAAACTGTCCCTGGCGATGAAAACCAAGTCGGCCGAAGTGAAGGAAAAGCTGATCGATTACATTTCCAACCCGAACGCAACCGAACCGGGAACGAGCCGTACCGGAAACGGTGCAGAGAAACACGTTTCCCGCAACGATCGCAATGGGAAGCGATACCGGAACGTACCGCCAGTGTTCAGCATCGGCGAAGACCACGAAGACGATGATGAGCTCAACTCGGCCGCCAGCGAATCTTCCTCGGTAGCGCGTGGCTCGAAAACAAacgcccagcagcagcagcaggccgaTCCCGGTGCGCAAGAGATCGTTTCGATACAGAGCTTCCTGAAAGGGCCGGACGTGATACGATATTTCAAATGTCAGGAGGTACATCTGAACGGGTACATGTACGACAGCTACCTGCTAGTGACCGCGACCCACATGATCGTACTGCGCGAGCTAGAAACGCAGCGAGATCGGGCACGTATCATCGTACGCCGGTTGCTGCAGAGCATCGTGAAGATAACGGCCAAAAAACGCCATCGGGATCTGATCACGTTCAAGTACGGCTATCCGGAGGAGGAAAACCTGGTCATTACGGATATGGATCGGTTCCTCATACCGAACGCGAGCGAAGTGACCGATCTAATCTCGCGACACATCATTAAGCAGACGTGAGCGTGCGAAGGACGGGGCGTCTAGTCTGTCCCTTTTAGcgtttttcgggtttttttttttgttaccacACCAGAAGAATAATAGCCATCATCTCAAGCGCGTGCTCTAGCCAAGAAGGTATCCAATTCCGTCGTGCATCGTTGTTAATTTCGTTGTATGTTTATTGTATTCccagtttattttaattactaTTTAGTGAcgcttattttatttttgacgCTTATAGCGAACGCGCATCGGCCAATGCGCCATTTGTCCAAACGTTACTTATCCCGGCATAGAAAAGAAGTAGGAGTTTTGTATAGCAATgcatccgtgtgtgtgtgcgagagagaaTAGCTCGACcgaagttttaatttgtttccttcctttgTAAAAGAACTATTTATCAGAAGAAACTGGCAGAGAACTGTGAATCCGAGATTTCCCAATGATTCCTCCACCCAGAGAGATGTGTCTGATGGTCGGAAAAAGAAGCTTGTGTATAGAAATAAACCGTAAACCCAAAGTTTTCCTTCCCCGTGCCCCGGTAGCAAGCAGGTGGGAGTTGttacttaaattttaaaaccaaaaGAATTGTGTGTCGTATACTTTTTCTGCCGCGAGCATTACTGTTATCCGAAACGTAACTTATCGTAAATGTAAAAAGTAGTATGATTATGCATCAATTTGCCCTGTGATCGTTTCGTGCCAAAACGATTCACGCAGCCTCGACTCGCAAGATTCGCTAGTACATGAGAAAGTTAGTTGTAGAATGCTTCTAGGACATAGGATTTGAAAGCGTTTTAATAACAGAGTTATCTGTAGTAGTGTAATTAATAATCGTTACATTTTGTTTGCGCTTTACTCTACACAATGTGAAGctaatataaaatatttatttttaaaaggaattaaaagaaaacccgtcaattcaaataaaataataattaaaatcgaCGACCATGCGGACCGACCACTGTGCCA
It contains:
- the LOC118513974 gene encoding uncharacterized protein LOC118513974; translated protein: MKALLVLALLSVAISTIVADRDEALNLFTQLKRVKKGGRLFGAEDDFVSLVQSELLLAEEEYVRSSIQGESSILQELTTAEAQASGPLCVDFIRQKTGLMLNLAGVSYTSCLNQVDDALFEKLSDATDGAVTRDQYDQANVLNAFRGENIFVDPARIRSKLQERMRATLKLPSLSSESVKDIRDELDEVKDQFVECMTTARSVLDKALDGTTQQYHLVCAKKQQ
- the LOC118513972 gene encoding uncharacterized protein LOC118513972; the encoded protein is MKLLVLVVLAVVGASNAARPGAIEVIDTFKQIVPRYLATLDADQEQIFTLEREGTDAIAEFHSDIALAKQTFVMSITLQEDQLIDMIGAQNTSVADEQCMQFIATAANETVNVIGVGYTQCINAADEALGEVVLSYYGSIGALEQTATNVTLLDVFRGENVFYTPDNIVAKLRQKETDLRGNSSPLAEKLQVQKDGLVANLTTIRNSYIGCMTDTEIAFRNYISLAQMQLSMICGGEVNITRELSESESEQS
- the LOC118513925 gene encoding TBC1 domain family member 23, translated to MEDGGLWLIELESALQDDCTVDDIYAICHGKALPEALRLDVWQVCLGVRNKPDQLAQFNEIYDLPFQAQLRSDCEEFVSKLGNEDEDKVSVVCDLESILTFYCKNRNLVYEANNGWVELMLPLLSLKLIRSDTYNLFEAIRDTYIPKGCMKNGTVFNVFRLLLLYHDPELCTILDTKRITPDCYAMGWFQTLFASTCTLPVVLSMWDLYFQQSDPFLVFFLSLIVLINQRDQILTMKGSTKEELISFLVNMPCNIEADDVLDFCSLAQYYSVKTPASFKRDLLQVLFGAQRGSGKPEGSVVSQALCLPVSVNELIENASLINPHPEAVRFFLVDCRPAEQYNSGHLSTAFHLDSNLMLQEPEAFQTAVQGLLRSQRNAIDANSNAGGEHLCFLGSGRLEEDQYTHMVVASFLQKNTKYVSLLTGGYEAIHEYFGESMVDCLEDHDPLKCLLCNKEQLRYGGPKGSGNNNIQKSLPSGANSASSSATNSLKRASQRSGNHSTANGNGAGDRKSTIDLFSKLSLAMKTKSAEVKEKLIDYISNPNATEPGTSRTGNGAEKHVSRNDRNGKRYRNVPPVFSIGEDHEDDDELNSAASESSSVARGSKTNAQQQQQADPGAQEIVSIQSFLKGPDVIRYFKCQEVHLNGYMYDSYLLVTATHMIVLRELETQRDRARIIVRRLLQSIVKITAKKRHRDLITFKYGYPEEENLVITDMDRFLIPNASEVTDLISRHIIKQT